From [Clostridium] symbiosum, a single genomic window includes:
- a CDS encoding tripartite tricarboxylate transporter substrate binding protein, producing the protein MKKRVISLALAAAMAVSLAGCGSSSSGTADKPAETKAAEGGQEAAAGAEDWKWERNIEIICPWGTGGGADTTLRTFASALEKELGVSVVVNNKAGAGGVTGVQFATSQPADGYTYLLCTQSPMLAQISGATDFDVYGKIKPLCQLVHDCNIFVTSSKSPYNNYAELKEYAQANPGKVKCGVMTITGLDAACVEAAFEGDVEAVAYTEGSQLNADVIGGHVDLACVGPAEVSAMLESGDMKVVMSCTEKKLTLAGFENVDSAGDLGLDCYFGPSRGIFYTEGTPEAAIKAFEAAAEKAVASEEFQTWAKQQGLDQRQGWLNTADYQASWDNDYKDLTEMFGTK; encoded by the coding sequence ATGAAGAAAAGAGTGATTAGTCTGGCATTGGCAGCAGCAATGGCAGTAAGCCTCGCAGGATGTGGAAGCAGCAGTTCCGGTACAGCAGACAAACCGGCAGAGACAAAAGCAGCCGAGGGCGGACAGGAAGCAGCGGCAGGCGCTGAGGATTGGAAATGGGAGAGGAACATTGAGATTATCTGTCCATGGGGCACAGGCGGCGGAGCCGATACAACACTCCGTACATTTGCTTCCGCTCTTGAGAAAGAACTTGGCGTATCCGTAGTCGTTAATAACAAAGCAGGTGCAGGCGGCGTTACCGGCGTACAGTTCGCGACCAGCCAGCCGGCCGATGGATATACATATTTACTTTGTACCCAGTCCCCGATGTTAGCGCAGATTTCCGGTGCAACCGATTTCGACGTATACGGAAAAATCAAACCGCTGTGCCAGCTCGTACACGACTGCAATATTTTCGTTACCAGCTCAAAGTCACCATACAACAACTATGCAGAGCTGAAAGAATATGCACAGGCTAACCCGGGCAAGGTGAAATGCGGCGTTATGACAATCACAGGTCTGGATGCAGCATGTGTGGAAGCGGCATTTGAAGGCGATGTGGAGGCAGTTGCTTACACCGAAGGTTCCCAGTTAAACGCAGACGTTATCGGCGGACATGTGGATCTGGCATGTGTAGGGCCGGCAGAGGTTTCCGCTATGCTGGAATCCGGCGATATGAAGGTTGTTATGTCCTGTACGGAGAAAAAACTGACACTGGCGGGATTTGAGAACGTAGACAGCGCAGGCGACCTTGGACTGGACTGCTACTTTGGACCGTCCCGCGGTATTTTCTATACCGAAGGAACTCCTGAAGCAGCTATCAAGGCGTTCGAAGCAGCAGCAGAAAAAGCAGTAGCCAGCGAAGAATTCCAGACATGGGCAAAACAGCAGGGCCTCGATCAGAGACAGGGCTGGTTAAATACGGCAGATTACCAGGCATCCTGGGATAACGATTACAAAGATTTAACAGAAATGTTCGGTACTAAATAA
- a CDS encoding aldolase/citrate lyase family protein, translated as MSHPFKKRLRRSMMFLNCQKPGLIKDPYIYKPDSIMLDLEDAVAENQKDAARYSLFHALKEIDYRGVERVVRINGLDTPHWKEDIRVCVAGGADTIRIAKTESAQDVRTVEEHVLAAEREFGRPEGSTLLMSALESCKGVLNAQEICVSSDRLIGIALSGGDYTKDLQTVITGTGVELMGARQHMIMAARAAGVQCFDTVFTNLDDMEGFEKETAMIKMMGFDGKSLVNPRQIAIVHKIFTPTEKEIIFAEKVVREIDDKKAKGIGVFTVDGKMIDIAFYDGAKRTLAMAKAAGVYEGDM; from the coding sequence ATGAGCCATCCATTTAAAAAAAGACTGAGAAGATCCATGATGTTTCTGAACTGCCAGAAGCCGGGATTGATTAAAGACCCATATATATATAAACCAGATTCCATTATGCTTGACCTGGAGGACGCGGTTGCCGAGAACCAGAAGGATGCAGCGAGGTATTCCCTGTTTCATGCGCTTAAGGAGATTGACTACCGGGGCGTGGAGAGAGTTGTCCGCATCAACGGACTTGACACACCGCACTGGAAGGAAGATATCCGCGTTTGTGTGGCGGGAGGAGCCGATACTATCCGTATAGCAAAGACGGAATCCGCACAGGATGTCCGTACGGTGGAAGAGCATGTGCTGGCTGCCGAGCGTGAATTTGGCCGTCCCGAGGGCAGCACCCTCCTGATGTCCGCCCTGGAATCCTGTAAGGGTGTTTTAAATGCCCAGGAGATCTGTGTTTCTTCCGATCGTCTGATCGGAATCGCCCTGTCCGGAGGAGATTATACGAAAGATCTTCAGACCGTAATTACAGGCACCGGCGTGGAGCTTATGGGAGCGAGACAACATATGATTATGGCGGCACGCGCCGCAGGCGTCCAGTGCTTTGATACGGTGTTTACAAACCTGGATGACATGGAAGGATTTGAAAAAGAAACCGCCATGATCAAGATGATGGGATTTGACGGAAAATCGCTTGTCAATCCGCGTCAGATTGCCATTGTCCATAAGATATTCACTCCTACCGAAAAGGAGATTATTTTTGCTGAAAAAGTGGTGCGTGAAATTGATGACAAGAAAGCAAAAGGCATCGGCGTATTTACGGTAGATGGAAAAATGATTGATATCGCTTTCTATGACGGGGCCAAGAGGACCCTGGCTATGGCTAAAGCCGCAGGCGTTTATGAGGGGGATATGTAA
- the citF gene encoding citrate lyase subunit alpha, translating to MINKVGRDIPEEVLKATGKKVFEGAYVYDNYEYKKAAPVVRALSDPTRSKMVQSIREALEKCEIRDGMTLSFHHHFREGDYVVNMVMEEIHNMGIKDLTICASSLGKANDPIVPFIEDGTITGIQSSGVRGKIGEAISTGKLKNLAIMRSHGGRVRAIETGEVHVDIAFIGAPTCDEYGNCRPNGGKSDCGVLSYAMVDAQYADKVVAVTDCLVAFPNIPASISMTNVDYVCVVDAIGNPDKIATGAAKPTTDVRKIMMADYCTQFVINTPYFKDGFSYQTGVGGASIASTISLGKIMEERGIQMGLGLGGITTPMCELLEKGLIRTLVDTQDFDQGAIESIKKNPNHIEISASEYANPFNKGAYVNKLDFVILASLEVDINFNCNVVVGSDGVITGAQGGHPDTAAGAKCTIVIAPLLQGRIPAICTNVTTVTTPGETVDVVITDYGIAINPRRQDLIECMKNVNLPFCTIEELRDKAYSMVGEPDPVQFGERVVGIIEGRDGTIMDVVREIREYQFD from the coding sequence ATGATAAATAAAGTGGGAAGAGATATTCCGGAGGAAGTTTTAAAGGCGACCGGTAAAAAAGTGTTTGAAGGCGCTTACGTATATGATAATTATGAGTATAAGAAGGCCGCTCCCGTAGTGCGGGCGTTGTCCGATCCGACGCGTTCCAAGATGGTGCAGTCCATCAGGGAGGCGCTTGAAAAATGTGAAATCCGCGATGGCATGACTCTGTCCTTCCATCATCATTTCCGTGAGGGCGATTACGTTGTCAATATGGTAATGGAGGAGATTCACAATATGGGGATCAAGGATCTCACCATCTGTGCCAGCTCTCTCGGCAAGGCCAATGATCCGATTGTGCCGTTTATCGAGGATGGGACGATTACCGGTATCCAGTCTTCCGGCGTGAGAGGCAAAATCGGTGAGGCTATCTCGACCGGTAAGTTAAAGAACCTGGCCATTATGCGTTCCCACGGCGGACGTGTGCGTGCCATTGAGACGGGTGAGGTGCATGTGGACATCGCCTTTATCGGCGCGCCTACCTGCGACGAATACGGCAACTGCCGCCCGAACGGCGGAAAGAGCGACTGCGGCGTTTTATCATATGCAATGGTGGATGCCCAGTATGCGGATAAAGTGGTGGCCGTGACGGACTGCCTCGTTGCATTCCCGAACATCCCGGCCAGCATTTCCATGACAAACGTAGACTATGTCTGCGTTGTGGATGCCATTGGCAATCCCGATAAAATTGCGACAGGAGCAGCCAAACCGACGACCGATGTGAGAAAAATCATGATGGCCGATTACTGTACCCAGTTTGTAATCAATACCCCTTACTTTAAAGACGGTTTCTCCTATCAGACGGGTGTCGGCGGCGCGTCCATCGCCTCCACGATATCACTCGGCAAGATTATGGAGGAGAGGGGAATCCAGATGGGACTCGGGCTCGGCGGAATCACCACCCCCATGTGTGAACTTCTGGAAAAAGGCCTGATCCGCACCCTTGTGGATACACAGGACTTTGATCAGGGAGCCATTGAATCCATCAAAAAGAACCCGAACCATATTGAGATCTCCGCATCCGAGTATGCCAACCCGTTTAACAAGGGCGCTTATGTCAATAAGCTGGACTTTGTTATCCTGGCTTCCCTGGAAGTGGATATCAATTTTAACTGTAATGTCGTAGTAGGTTCCGACGGCGTCATCACCGGCGCGCAGGGAGGCCATCCTGACACGGCGGCCGGGGCAAAGTGTACGATTGTCATCGCCCCGCTTCTGCAGGGCAGGATTCCCGCCATCTGCACCAACGTTACGACGGTGACGACGCCGGGCGAGACCGTGGACGTCGTAATCACGGATTACGGCATCGCCATCAACCCGCGCCGTCAGGATCTGATCGAGTGCATGAAGAATGTCAACCTGCCGTTCTGCACGATAGAGGAGCTTCGCGATAAAGCGTACAGCATGGTCGGTGAACCGGACCCGGTTCAGTTTGGCGAACGTGTTGTCGGCATTATCGAGGGACGCGACGGAACCATCATGGATGTTGTAAGAGAGATCCGGGAGTATCAGTTCGACTAG
- the gmk gene encoding guanylate kinase: MNNQGVLVVVSGFSGAGKGTLMKALLTKYDNYALSISATTRGPRDGEEDGREYFFKTREEFEKMIENDLLVEYAQYVGNYYGTPREYVDSSIKAGKDVLLEIEIQGALKIKEKFPEAVLVFVTPPSAEELRRRLVNRGTEPIETINARLSRAAKEAEGIENYDFLLVNDDIDECVDRMHHLIQSMHARVSSHLTFIRTIREEMKDF, translated from the coding sequence ATGAATAATCAGGGTGTTTTAGTGGTTGTTTCCGGATTCTCGGGCGCAGGCAAAGGGACGTTAATGAAGGCCCTTCTTACAAAATATGATAACTATGCTTTATCAATTTCCGCAACAACCCGCGGCCCAAGGGACGGAGAAGAAGACGGAAGAGAATATTTTTTCAAAACACGTGAAGAATTTGAAAAGATGATAGAGAACGATCTGCTGGTGGAGTATGCCCAGTATGTCGGGAATTACTATGGAACACCGAGAGAGTATGTCGATTCCAGCATAAAAGCCGGCAAAGACGTACTTTTGGAAATTGAGATTCAGGGAGCGCTCAAGATCAAGGAGAAGTTTCCCGAGGCAGTCTTGGTGTTTGTTACGCCTCCCAGCGCAGAGGAACTGCGCCGCCGCCTTGTGAACAGAGGCACGGAGCCGATTGAAACGATCAATGCGAGACTTTCAAGAGCTGCGAAAGAGGCCGAAGGAATTGAAAATTATGATTTCCTCCTGGTCAATGATGACATTGACGAATGCGTGGACAGGATGCACCATCTAATCCAGTCGATGCATGCCAGGGTGAGCAGTCATTTAACTTTTATCAGAACAATCAGAGAAGAAATGAAGGACTTTTGA
- a CDS encoding LysR family transcriptional regulator: protein MNLKHAQYMLTVLQEGSITGAAKKLYVSQPSLSQMIKLVETNLGTPIFNRSTEPLTLTYAGEKYMEAAQQILTINANLAKEIEEITQEDHGKLRFGVPVQRGMQVLPYVLPKFFKMYPYVDVEVFEQGSGLMENMVLDGTVDMACMTTTARHSELKYILVENEDLVLLTSRNTALAKRIPEGTPIQITEARNEKFVSNKPGHSVRAVQDNLFITNDMHPKIILETVSIEVEKKVCIACDAVMICPKNYIEKTPEMQEKSVTYPILNTDSQRHCYICHRKNLYLTKYMRDFINILVEVENPFL, encoded by the coding sequence ATGAATCTTAAACATGCCCAGTACATGCTCACTGTCCTTCAGGAAGGAAGTATCACCGGTGCGGCAAAAAAGCTCTATGTATCCCAGCCTTCTCTGAGCCAGATGATCAAACTCGTGGAGACCAATCTGGGGACACCGATTTTTAACCGTTCCACCGAGCCTCTCACCCTGACCTATGCCGGTGAAAAATATATGGAAGCTGCCCAGCAGATTCTGACCATCAATGCGAATCTCGCCAAAGAGATTGAGGAAATCACGCAGGAGGATCACGGAAAACTCCGGTTCGGCGTTCCCGTTCAGAGAGGAATGCAGGTGCTTCCCTACGTGCTGCCTAAATTTTTTAAGATGTACCCTTACGTGGATGTGGAGGTTTTCGAGCAGGGATCGGGACTGATGGAGAATATGGTCCTGGACGGAACCGTGGATATGGCCTGCATGACGACCACCGCCCGGCACAGCGAACTCAAATATATCCTGGTGGAGAACGAGGATCTCGTCCTCCTGACTTCCAGAAATACGGCCCTGGCCAAACGGATTCCAGAGGGAACTCCCATCCAGATTACGGAGGCGCGCAATGAGAAGTTTGTATCCAACAAGCCGGGGCACAGTGTAAGGGCGGTTCAGGATAACCTTTTTATCACCAATGACATGCATCCGAAGATCATCCTGGAGACGGTCAGCATCGAGGTGGAGAAAAAAGTCTGCATTGCCTGCGACGCCGTCATGATCTGCCCCAAAAACTACATTGAGAAGACGCCGGAGATGCAGGAAAAGTCTGTTACATATCCGATTCTCAACACCGACAGCCAGCGCCACTGCTATATCTGTCACAGAAAGAATCTGTACCTGACCAAATATATGCGTGATTTCATCAACATCCTGGTTGAAGTAGAAAATCCATTCCTATAA
- a CDS encoding tripartite tricarboxylate transporter TctB family protein, whose translation MDIIFSLVLGIFCIYLFFLVGAESPAPTATELGAAFWPRIILVLLIILIIVNIVNSLKKMKGSGEKLTAGFNLGEFLKSKLFVGMILVAVMAVLMPIIGFIPVSFLFLIAYGVLLGERRIGFLVIMALIITAILYLLFQGALDIMLARGTGIFREFALFFETKLPF comes from the coding sequence TTGGACATTATTTTTTCACTTGTATTGGGAATCTTCTGCATATACCTTTTCTTCCTGGTAGGCGCCGAGTCACCAGCTCCTACAGCGACAGAACTTGGTGCAGCGTTCTGGCCGAGAATTATTCTCGTCCTTCTTATAATATTAATAATCGTGAATATAGTGAATTCTTTGAAAAAGATGAAGGGAAGCGGAGAGAAGCTGACCGCCGGATTCAATCTGGGAGAATTCTTAAAAAGTAAATTATTTGTCGGCATGATTTTAGTAGCGGTTATGGCCGTGCTGATGCCGATTATCGGATTTATACCGGTTTCGTTCCTGTTCCTGATCGCCTACGGTGTGCTTTTAGGGGAACGGAGGATAGGATTCCTGGTTATTATGGCCCTTATTATTACGGCCATCCTCTACTTACTGTTCCAGGGAGCGCTTGATATTATGCTCGCCAGAGGTACCGGTATTTTCCGTGAGTTTGCATTGTTCTTTGAAACAAAACTGCCATTTTAA
- a CDS encoding YicC/YloC family endoribonuclease — protein sequence MLKSMTGFGRCEIATEEYKISVEMKAVNHRYLDLSIKMPKKFNFFEAGIRNLLKKYIQRGKVDLFISYEDYTEGRMSLNYNASLAAEYMEYFRRMSEQFGIENDVRVSSLARFPEILTMEQEPEDEEHMWKILEEAVSGAAVRFVDSRITEGENLKNDLLGKLDYMTGLVDEVEKRSPKIMDEYRTRLEEKVKELLESSSIDEGRIAAEVTIFADKICTDEETVRLRSHIEATKAELTAGGSVGRKLDFIAQEMNREANTILSKANDLEVSDKAIALKTEIEKVREQIQNIE from the coding sequence ATGTTAAAGAGTATGACCGGGTTCGGACGTTGTGAAATTGCGACGGAAGAATATAAGATTTCAGTGGAGATGAAGGCGGTTAACCACCGTTATCTGGATCTGAGCATCAAGATGCCGAAGAAGTTTAATTTCTTTGAAGCAGGGATCCGAAATCTGCTCAAGAAGTATATCCAGCGCGGCAAGGTGGATCTGTTTATTTCCTATGAAGACTATACCGAAGGCCGGATGTCTCTTAACTACAATGCCTCTCTGGCGGCAGAATACATGGAATATTTCCGCAGGATGTCGGAGCAGTTCGGCATCGAGAACGATGTCCGGGTATCGTCGCTGGCAAGATTTCCTGAGATCCTTACGATGGAGCAGGAGCCGGAGGACGAGGAGCATATGTGGAAGATTCTGGAGGAGGCCGTCAGCGGGGCCGCCGTCAGGTTTGTGGACAGCAGAATCACGGAAGGCGAGAACCTGAAGAATGATCTTCTGGGTAAGCTTGACTATATGACCGGTCTGGTGGACGAGGTAGAGAAACGCTCGCCGAAGATCATGGATGAATACAGAACCAGGCTGGAAGAGAAGGTGAAGGAGCTTCTGGAAAGTTCTTCCATCGATGAAGGCAGAATTGCCGCAGAAGTTACTATTTTCGCCGATAAGATTTGTACCGATGAGGAGACCGTGCGTCTCAGAAGCCATATCGAGGCTACGAAAGCGGAACTGACTGCCGGCGGAAGCGTGGGCAGAAAGCTCGACTTTATTGCCCAGGAGATGAACCGCGAGGCCAACACGATCCTTTCCAAGGCCAATGATCTGGAAGTATCCGACAAGGCGATTGCCTTGAAGACCGAGATCGAGAAGGTCAGGGAACAGATTCAGAATATTGAGTAA
- a CDS encoding tripartite tricarboxylate transporter permease encodes MFDLLLTGLKIVFTPSTFFLLVAGTVLGVIFGAMPGVSASMAVALALPFAYAMNPVIAIAFLVSVYCASITGGGITAILFRIPGTPSSAPTTFDGYPMAQRGEAGKALGFSLIASAVGGLVAAFAMALVSPQLATVALQFGPSELFAVSFLGLSVLSCLDSDNIVKTLISGLLGLLLACVGMDPMLGIARFTWGNSTLLSGIEMIPVMIGLFAVTEVLKQTVKPKKIDTEKDATGKSSTKMKTVLPNFREVWETKFTMIRSSVIGTIVGILPGAGATIASFLSYAIEKKVSKHPEKLGTGIPDGIVASEAANNAATGGSMVPLLSLGIPGGNAAAIMMTALVIKGVQIGPMLVKTQPEYLASVFGSMLVTNIIMVIVAMAVAKVFAKILSVPYSILGPVIIMMAAIGAYALNNNTGDVALMAGAGIIGYMFVKLGYNSAALVLGLVLGQMCESNFRRAYTLTNGSMSAIFTKPITAVIMICCIIMLIYPFVKPLLVKNKAESK; translated from the coding sequence ATGTTTGATTTATTACTGACTGGTTTAAAAATAGTATTTACGCCTTCTACATTTTTCCTTTTAGTAGCAGGTACGGTTTTAGGTGTTATATTTGGGGCGATGCCTGGCGTAAGTGCATCGATGGCGGTTGCCCTGGCTCTTCCATTTGCTTATGCGATGAATCCGGTTATCGCGATTGCGTTCCTGGTTTCCGTATATTGCGCATCGATTACAGGCGGCGGAATCACGGCCATTCTGTTCCGTATTCCGGGAACACCTTCCAGTGCGCCCACAACGTTCGACGGTTATCCGATGGCCCAGAGAGGTGAGGCGGGCAAGGCTCTTGGATTTTCGCTGATCGCGTCCGCCGTAGGCGGTCTTGTTGCCGCATTTGCCATGGCTCTCGTATCTCCTCAGCTGGCAACGGTAGCCCTCCAGTTCGGCCCTTCCGAGCTGTTTGCGGTATCCTTCCTCGGACTTTCCGTTCTGTCCTGTCTGGACAGCGACAATATTGTGAAAACACTGATTTCCGGACTCTTAGGCCTTTTGCTCGCCTGTGTCGGAATGGACCCGATGCTTGGAATCGCCCGTTTCACCTGGGGCAACTCCACACTGCTTTCCGGTATTGAGATGATTCCGGTGATGATTGGACTTTTCGCCGTGACCGAGGTTCTCAAGCAGACGGTTAAGCCGAAGAAGATTGACACGGAAAAAGATGCAACCGGCAAATCATCCACAAAGATGAAGACGGTTCTCCCAAACTTCCGGGAAGTATGGGAAACAAAGTTTACAATGATCCGTTCTTCCGTAATCGGTACGATTGTAGGCATCCTTCCGGGCGCCGGCGCAACTATCGCTTCCTTCTTATCCTATGCGATTGAGAAGAAAGTTTCCAAACATCCCGAAAAACTGGGAACCGGTATCCCGGACGGCATCGTGGCCTCCGAGGCGGCCAACAACGCGGCTACCGGCGGTTCGATGGTGCCTCTGCTCTCCCTGGGTATCCCGGGAGGGAACGCTGCGGCTATCATGATGACGGCTCTTGTAATCAAAGGCGTTCAGATTGGACCTATGCTTGTTAAGACTCAGCCTGAGTACCTTGCATCCGTATTCGGTTCCATGCTTGTAACAAATATTATCATGGTAATCGTAGCGATGGCAGTGGCGAAAGTATTCGCCAAAATTCTTTCCGTGCCTTACAGTATCCTTGGGCCGGTTATCATTATGATGGCTGCGATCGGCGCCTATGCGCTGAACAATAATACAGGCGATGTTGCCCTGATGGCAGGCGCCGGAATTATCGGATATATGTTTGTAAAGCTGGGATACAATTCAGCCGCCCTTGTACTTGGTCTTGTACTCGGACAGATGTGCGAATCCAACTTCCGCCGTGCGTATACGCTGACAAACGGAAGCATGTCGGCGATTTTCACCAAGCCGATCACCGCAGTCATCATGATTTGCTGTATCATCATGCTGATTTATCCTTTTGTTAAACCACTTTTAGTCAAAAACAAAGCAGAAAGTAAATAG
- the citD gene encoding citrate lyase acyl carrier protein, with protein MVIEKAAVAGTLESSDAQITVEPGDGKVELVIESSVIHQFGKQIRAVVLETLERLNVNDAKVKVVDKGALDCTLKARVECAVYRSSGITENLPWGGAIR; from the coding sequence ATGGTGATCGAAAAAGCGGCTGTGGCCGGTACACTGGAGTCCAGTGATGCGCAGATTACAGTTGAACCGGGTGATGGAAAGGTTGAGCTTGTCATTGAGAGCAGCGTTATCCATCAGTTTGGAAAGCAGATCAGGGCGGTTGTCCTGGAGACGCTGGAGCGCCTTAATGTGAACGATGCAAAGGTAAAGGTTGTGGACAAAGGAGCTTTAGACTGTACTTTAAAGGCCAGAGTGGAATGCGCCGTATACCGTTCCAGCGGCATTACGGAAAATTTACCATGGGGAGGTGCAATCAGATAA
- the rpoZ gene encoding DNA-directed RNA polymerase subunit omega encodes MLRPSYNDLIKVVNSGVEPGDEPLIQSRYSIVIATAKRARQLIAGEESAVPADARKPLSIAIDELYQSKVKIMSDDNTPEDEIEY; translated from the coding sequence ATGTTACGTCCATCCTATAATGATTTAATTAAAGTTGTAAACAGCGGTGTGGAGCCCGGCGACGAGCCGTTAATCCAGAGCCGTTATTCCATCGTCATTGCTACGGCAAAGCGTGCCAGACAGCTGATTGCGGGGGAAGAGTCCGCCGTACCGGCCGATGCAAGAAAACCGCTTTCCATTGCCATTGACGAGCTGTATCAGTCCAAAGTTAAGATTATGAGTGACGATAATACTCCTGAAGATGAGATTGAATACTAA
- a CDS encoding chromate transporter yields MKEQYKKLLVIYCTMFKIGCFTFGGGWSIIAQIEDEFCKKRDWVTEEQILDFMSVAKSLPGIMIVNYSVLFGYTVAGVPGAFAASFGLVSPAVIVIAVITNFYDIFCNNPYVIRMMNGVRSAVIPVIIGAAWKLKKNALTDRATYLIGIIVTVICVVSDLNKLAIVVLCGLIGIVMYVKERRGRGRDLS; encoded by the coding sequence TTGAAAGAACAATATAAAAAACTGCTCGTGATATACTGCACGATGTTTAAAATAGGCTGTTTTACATTTGGAGGCGGATGGAGTATTATCGCCCAGATAGAAGATGAGTTCTGCAAAAAAAGGGACTGGGTGACCGAGGAGCAGATCCTGGATTTCATGTCCGTGGCGAAGTCTCTGCCGGGCATTATGATTGTCAATTATTCGGTCCTGTTCGGCTATACGGTGGCCGGCGTCCCGGGAGCGTTCGCCGCTTCCTTCGGCCTTGTCTCACCGGCGGTGATTGTCATCGCGGTCATCACTAATTTTTATGATATTTTCTGCAATAATCCCTATGTGATCCGGATGATGAACGGGGTCAGAAGCGCCGTCATTCCCGTCATCATCGGCGCTGCGTGGAAATTAAAAAAGAATGCCCTGACCGACAGGGCTACCTATCTTATAGGAATTATCGTTACCGTCATCTGCGTGGTTTCCGATCTGAATAAACTGGCGATTGTCGTCCTGTGCGGGCTTATCGGAATTGTGATGTATGTAAAGGAGAGGAGAGGCCGTGGCAGAGATTTATCTTAA
- the citX gene encoding citrate lyase holo-[acyl-carrier protein] synthase, with product MDLTVNNEVLLEEMLAARERRVFLQNTLTEKYNTTLISFTLNIPGPVKVFEGIPEVFDGGYSEILRTLSDSGIAALHEYVIREKTGYEAFIAADASPLTIKRLMTRLEDGSSIGRLYDIDIIKLDGSKVSREELGLPCRTCLICGQPAHACSRSRNHSVEELVAYIKKMISEAHPGSDKGGTDL from the coding sequence ATGGATTTGACGGTAAATAATGAGGTATTACTTGAAGAAATGCTGGCTGCCAGGGAGCGGCGCGTCTTCCTGCAGAACACATTGACGGAAAAATATAATACGACGCTCATCAGCTTTACCCTGAATATCCCGGGACCCGTGAAGGTTTTTGAAGGGATACCAGAGGTTTTCGACGGCGGATACAGTGAAATTCTGAGGACACTTTCCGATTCAGGCATTGCCGCGCTTCATGAATATGTGATCCGCGAGAAGACGGGCTATGAGGCTTTTATTGCCGCCGACGCCTCGCCCCTTACCATTAAGCGTCTGATGACAAGACTGGAGGACGGCTCTTCGATCGGGCGCCTCTATGATATTGATATTATAAAACTGGACGGGAGTAAGGTTTCCAGGGAGGAACTTGGTCTTCCCTGCCGCACCTGTCTGATATGCGGACAGCCCGCCCACGCCTGCAGCCGAAGCAGGAATCACAGCGTGGAAGAACTGGTTGCCTATATTAAAAAAATGATATCGGAAGCTCACCCGGGCTCTGATAAAGGTGGGACTGATCTATGA
- a CDS encoding chromate transporter — protein sequence MAEIYLKLVFAFIRIGFCSFGGLTMIPVILDEVTANGWMTEAQVMDVMALAEITPGSMGINCATFVGYRIDGIPCALLSSLGVMVPSLTLCMLAAHFLKRLKGNPWMEHALWGIRPACVGMLAAVVLTLSGGTFMGGSFAVHWNLVVIALITGGAMYKFRLSVPKTMLLAAALGLLIG from the coding sequence GTGGCAGAGATTTATCTTAAACTGGTATTTGCATTTATACGGATTGGATTTTGCAGCTTTGGAGGCCTCACGATGATCCCGGTTATCCTGGACGAGGTGACGGCGAACGGATGGATGACCGAAGCGCAGGTAATGGACGTCATGGCGCTGGCCGAGATTACGCCGGGCTCCATGGGAATTAACTGCGCCACCTTTGTCGGCTACCGGATAGACGGCATTCCCTGCGCCCTGCTCAGCAGCCTCGGAGTCATGGTTCCCTCCCTGACTCTCTGCATGCTGGCAGCCCACTTCCTGAAACGCTTAAAGGGAAACCCCTGGATGGAACACGCCCTGTGGGGAATCCGCCCGGCCTGCGTGGGAATGCTGGCCGCAGTTGTGCTCACGCTCAGCGGCGGCACATTTATGGGCGGCAGCTTTGCGGTTCACTGGAATCTGGTCGTCATCGCCCTCATCACAGGCGGCGCCATGTACAAGTTCCGTCTGTCGGTGCCGAAAACCATGCTGCTGGCGGCGGCGCTGGGGCTACTGATAGGCTGA